From Spongiibacter tropicus DSM 19543, a single genomic window includes:
- the mazG gene encoding nucleoside triphosphate pyrophosphohydrolase — protein sequence MTAARFSLDDLRYLMARLRDPEDGCPWDLKQDFQSIVPHTLEETYELADAIASEDLDQIRQEMGDVLFQLIFYSRLAEEQSAFDFDDVVDGITCKLLRRHPHVFPAGTLESRRSSDAPEEAQIKQRWEEIKAEERGEKAQHSALDDIPQALPAASRASKLQKRASQLGFDWENIEGVVDALHDELAELREAMQAGEQAAIEDELGDVLFSVVNLSRHLGLDAEATLRKAGQKFERRFRFVEARAEEGEGVSATPRSQLEDFWREAKEAGL from the coding sequence ATGACTGCTGCACGCTTCAGTCTTGATGACCTCCGTTACCTGATGGCGCGCCTGCGCGACCCTGAAGACGGCTGCCCCTGGGATTTGAAGCAGGACTTTCAGAGCATCGTGCCTCACACGCTGGAAGAAACGTATGAGTTGGCGGATGCCATTGCCTCTGAAGACCTCGACCAGATTCGCCAGGAAATGGGCGATGTACTATTCCAGCTGATTTTCTACAGTCGTTTGGCGGAAGAGCAGTCTGCATTTGATTTCGATGACGTCGTAGACGGTATCACCTGCAAGCTGCTCAGACGTCACCCCCATGTGTTTCCGGCTGGCACCCTTGAGAGCCGTCGGAGCAGTGATGCCCCGGAAGAGGCGCAGATCAAGCAGCGTTGGGAAGAAATCAAAGCCGAAGAGCGAGGCGAGAAAGCCCAGCACAGTGCGCTGGACGATATTCCCCAGGCGCTGCCTGCCGCCAGTCGCGCCAGTAAACTGCAAAAGCGCGCAAGCCAGCTTGGGTTTGACTGGGAAAATATTGAGGGCGTTGTAGACGCACTGCACGATGAGCTGGCAGAGCTGCGCGAGGCCATGCAGGCCGGAGAGCAGGCTGCTATCGAGGATGAATTGGGGGATGTGCTGTTTTCCGTCGTTAACCTCAGTAGACATCTCGGTCTGGATGCCGAAGCGACGCTCCGCAAAGCGGGTCAGAAGTTTGAACGCCGGTTTCGTTTTGTTGAGGCGCGGGCGGAAGAAGGTGAGGGCGTCAGTGCCACGCCCCGCAGCCAGCTAGAAGATTTCTGGCGCGAGGCGAAGGAAGCTGGGCTGTAA